A section of the Rhipicephalus sanguineus isolate Rsan-2018 chromosome 11, BIME_Rsan_1.4, whole genome shotgun sequence genome encodes:
- the LOC119374228 gene encoding toll-like receptor Tollo codes for MPLFTSFECEESKGNRALFVRGEYDQNKCLLTVLLAVSAAYLRYKDFLRTWLRGHGVSGLEWCVADNDTEKLFDVFVSFSSKDVEWIHDEIVPGLEAMDFSYCTYERNFKGGYLLQDIIRDAVSCSRRSLLVLTENFLASEWCRFEFRLAHQRALRDNINRLVIVLVDEIDPGELDEDLRLYVRSANYLRWGEPNFWDRLVYSLDTKEAQRKLIVKRGPVHITSNATDDIELN; via the exons ATGCCCCTCTTCACAAGCTTCGAGTGCGAGGAATCGAAAGGCAATAGGGCCTTGTTCGTGCGTGGCGAGTACGACCAGAACAAGT GTCTCTTGACGGTTCTGTTAGCGGTGTCGGCCGCTTATCTGCGCTACAAGGACTTTCTAAGGACGTGGCTCCGTGGCCACGGCGTTTCTGGTTTGGAGTGGTGCGTCGCAGATAACGACACGGAGAAGCTGTTCGACGTGTTCGTCTCGTTCAGCAGCAAAGACGTCGAATGGATACACGATGAAATCGTTCCGGGACTGGAGGCTATGGACTTTTCGTACTGCACTTACGAGCGAAACTTCAAGGGCGGCTATCTGCTTCAGGATATCATTCGTGATGCTGTCTCCTGCTCGCGGCGGTCGCTTCTTGTCCTTACAGA GAATTTCTTGGCGAGTGAGTGGTGCCGCTTCGAGTTCCGGTTGGCACACCAGCGCGCTCTTCGGGACAACATCAACCGGCTAGTCATTGTCTTGGTGGACGAAATTGACCCTGGTGAGCTCGATGAAGACCTGCGGCTGTACGTGCGGTCAGCGAACTACCTGCGTTGGGGCGAACCAAACTTCTGGGACAGGCTAGTGTACTCACTGGACACGAAAGAAGCCCAGAGAAAGCTTATCGTCAAGAGGGGCCCTGTGCACATCACCTCCAATGCTACCGACGACATTGAGCTGAATTAG